AGAAGAACAGAAAACTTCCGAATTCAGAACTGTTGGTTTTGTTGAAGGTAACGGAACGACCACACAGCAGAATAGCTACAGCTATGTTGATAAAACTGCTGAACAGGGTGTTAATTACTACAGACTGAAACAAGTTGATTTCAACGGAACATATGAATATTCTGAGATCGTTGAAGTAGAGGTAGTTGGTCCATTAACATTTGAATTGGCTCAGAATTATCCGAACCCATTCAACCCATCAACAAACATTAAATACAGTGTACCTGAATCTGGAAATATCAGACTTTCAGTATACAATCTTGTTGGTGAGGAAGTTGCTGTATTAGTAAATGGTTTCAGCCAGGCTGGATTCTTTGAAGTAACATTCGATGCTTCAAATCTTTCTACCGGTGTATACCTTTACAAACTGCAATCAGCAAATTCAGTTCAGACAAAGAAGATGATGTTGCTCAAGTAATTATCATTCTTTTGTACATTATAAAAAGTCCGGCAGATGCCGGACTTTTTTTTATTTTAATTGAATTGCTATTAAAAAAATACTATTTTAATAGTGAGGATCAATTCATCTTCTTTTTTTTCTTTAGATATTGAATTACAATGGTAATTCGATTTATTAAATCAACATTTTCAATAACTGAAAGGAGATACGTTATGCAACGAATCTTTCAAATTCTTTTTTCTCTTGTTGTAATTTCCGGACTTGCATTCGCTCAGGGAACAAGTAGGGATTTATCACAAACTCCATCAAATTTTAATAATCCGGAATATGTTCACGGACCTAACTTGGAAAATCCTCTTTTAAGTTTTTCTGAGAGTTTCGAAGGTACTACATTTCCACCCGCAGGATGGCTTAAAGCAAATCCGGATGGCGGTACAGGCTGGGATAGACAACTTGATGGCACTACACCAATTCCAGGATGGACTGGTGGAACTATAACTGTACCTCCAGGAGGTGGATCAGCTGTCGCTTTCTGTACATGGACTACTGGTGGAGCCTCTGCAAATGATCAATGGTTAATTACTCCACAGATTACGAATGTTCAACCAGGTGATATGTTAACTTTCTGGATGCGTGTATTTGCGAATGATTCTTATGCTGAAAATTTCGATATTAGAATATCAACTACAGGAACAAATACTGCGAACTTTACAACAATTGTGCAAGCTTTTACCTGGCCAATTGGTGGTATTGCTGATGAATGGATTAGCTACACATATGAACTAACTAATCATGTAGCAGCTGGTTCCAACATTTACATTGCGTTCAGAGAGCATGTAACTGATAATTTAAACGATGGTGCAGCAGTTATGTTAGACTTGGTTGAAGTAACCTTAGGCGGAGGAGGGACTGTTTACTTTGAAGATTTCGAAGGATTCACAGCAGGCGGACAAGTTGCTTGTCAGGATCCGGTAAATTGGACAACTTGGAGCAATGCACCTTGTGGTAATAGAAGATGCAACTTTATCAACCAACTATGCATTTAGTGGAACAAAATCAATATTAATTGATTATTTAGGTACAAATCAAAGATATGTTGACTTGGTAAAACCATTAGGCGGTCAAACCTCAGGTACCTGGTATGTTGATTTTATGGCTTATCTCCCAACCGGAAAATATGGTTACTATAATATATTAGCCGATTTTGCTGGTGCAAGTTCTGGTATGGGCATTTCAAGCATATTTTAATGCAGGCGGAACAGGAACTTATTGACGCTGGTGCGGCAAATGTTGCTACTTTCACATTTCCACATAATACCTGGTTCAGTTCAATTTATGGTAAACCTAGATACCGACCAAGCACAATTCTGGGTAAATGGTGTTTCAGTTTATACGTGGCAGTATTGGACATTTGGAAATGGTTGTCCATTGCCATGGATGCATCAGATATATTTGCGCCAAATGCAACTCCAGCTAATAATGAAATGTATATAGATGATTTTCGTTTCGCTGATACACCTGTTCCAGTTGAGTTGACCTCATTCACCGGCATAGTAAACACTCTAGGTCAGGTAGTTCTAAATTGGGAAACAGCTTCCGAATTAAACAACCTTGGTTTTGAAATTGAAAGAAGAACAGAAACTTCCGAATTCAGAACTGTTGGTTTTGTTGAAGGTAACGGAACGACCACACAGCAGAATAGCTACAGCTATGTTGATAAAACTGCTGAACAGGGTGTTAATTACTACAGACTGAAACAAGTTGATTTCAACGGAACATATGAATATTCTGAGATCGTTGAAGTAGAGGTAGTTGGTCCATTAACATTTGAATTGGCTCAGAATTATCCGAACCCATTCAACCCATCAACAAACATTAAATACAGTACTGAATCTGGAAATATCAGACTTTCAGTATACAATCTTGTTGGTGAGGAAGTTGCTGTATTAGTAAATGGTTTCAGCCAGGCTGGATTCTTTGAAGTAACATTCGATGCTTCAAATCTTTCTACCGGTGTATACCTTTACAAACTGCAATCAGCAAATTCAGTTCAGACAAAGAAAATGATGTTACTCAAGTAATTATCATTCTTTTGTACATTATAAAAAGTCCGGCATCTGCCGGACTTTTTTTATACTAAAACTTATTTGATTAGAAAGGATACTGATATTATATTTGTGCCCCGAAATCGTTCTGATAATTGTTCTTATTTAATTTGAAATTATGCGGGAATAGCTCAGTTGGTAGAGCGCAACCTTGCCAAGGTTGATGTCGCGGGTTCGAGTCCCGTTTCCCGCTCAATTCAATTCGAAACCCAATTTCGCAGAGAAGTTGGGTTTCCGAATTTTTGAAGGCGGCGTTGCCAAGCGGTCCAAGGCGAAGGTCTGCAAAACCTTTATTCGTCAGTTCGAATCTGACCGCCGCCTCAAATTTTTTCTCAACTGATTTATCCCTCAGACAGAACCTTTCCTCGAAGTTTTATATTCTCAAAAATTTTCGGGCGAATCTGCCTTCCGGCAGATCTGACTGCCGCTCTTATCAAATAGATTTCTTACCTAAAAATTCTTATACAAAATCATTAAATTTATTGCATCAATCACTCAAATTTTATGGAATATCTCTTAAGTTCAGTAATAGGTTATTTACTTGGTTCCTTTCCAACCGCATACATTTTTTTGCGAAGGACAAAAGGTCTGGATATTACAAAGACTGGTTCAGGAAATGTAGGCGCAATGAATTCCTTCGAAGTAACCAATTCAAAAGTAATTGGTATCTCTGTTTTTTTAATTGATTTCATAAAAGGAATATTGAGCGTGGTTATTCCTGCACTCATTTTTCCGGATAACTATCTATTCCCTGCCCTTGGTTTGCTATTTGCCGTTTTCAGTCATTGCTACAATCCATGGATTAAATTTAAAGGAGGACGTGGACTTGCAACTGCTGCTGGAGGAGCTGCGATAATATTCCCGTATTTACTTGTAGTTTGGGCAGTGCTCTGGGTAATCTTTTTTATAATGAGAAAAGATATTCTTTTGGCTAATATTACTGCAACTGTTTTTTCTCTCCTGGTTTTGTTTGGAACGAGTAATATTGCGGTTAAGTATACTTATCCAATTTCACCGGGAATTGATTTATTATTAATGGTCAGCAGTTCAATCTTGATAATAATTTTTATCAAGCACATTGATCCACTAAAAGAACTGATTGAAATACAAAAAAATAATTGGAAGCTTAAAAAATGAATAACGGAACTAAAACTATAATTGCTGCAAGTCTAATAGTTGTATTATTGATTGCTGCAGTTTATGTAAGTGCGAAGCTGAACATCATTAGCTTTTCAATAGGTTCAGAAAATAATTCAGACATTGCCTTTGCACAGTTTCAGGATCAGAAAACTAAAAATAATGATGAGATAACAGCATCAAGAAGAAATATAATAACCGAGACAGTAAAGAATGTAAGTCCTGCGATTGTTGGAATAAACGTTATTGAAATTAGAGAATACAAAGATCCTTTCTTCTCATTCTTCGACGATCCTTTCTTCCAAAGATTTTTTGGTAATCGCGGAACATACAACCGTGAAGTTAAAGGATTAGGTTCTGTTATATTATTTCATCAGATGGATACATAGTTACGAATGACCACGTTGCTGGCAATGCAACAAAAATAACTGTCACACTTACTGACGGACGTCAATTCGATGCAAAATTAATTGGCGCAGATACTGCTAGTGATATTTGTCTTCTTAAAATTGACGGAGAAGATCT
This region of bacterium genomic DNA includes:
- a CDS encoding T9SS type A sorting domain-containing protein translates to MKEEQKTSEFRTVGFVEGNGTTTQQNSYSYVDKTAEQGVNYYRLKQVDFNGTYEYSEIVEVEVVGPLTFELAQNYPNPFNPSTNIKYSVPESGNIRLSVYNLVGEEVAVLVNGFSQAGFFEVTFDASNLSTGVYLYKLQSANSVQTKKMMLLK
- a CDS encoding choice-of-anchor J domain-containing protein; amino-acid sequence: MQRIFQILFSLVVISGLAFAQGTSRDLSQTPSNFNNPEYVHGPNLENPLLSFSESFEGTTFPPAGWLKANPDGGTGWDRQLDGTTPIPGWTGGTITVPPGGGSAVAFCTWTTGGASANDQWLITPQITNVQPGDMLTFWMRVFANDSYAENFDIRISTTGTNTANFTTIVQAFTWPIGGIADEWISYTYELTNHVAAGSNIYIAFREHVTDNLNDGAAVMLDLVEVTLGGGGTVYFEDFEGFTAGGQVACQDPVNWTTWSNAPCGNRRCNFINQLCI
- a CDS encoding T9SS type A sorting domain-containing protein, yielding MQAEQELIDAGAANVATFTFPHNTWFSSIYGKPRYRPSTILGKWCFSLYVAVLDIWKWLSIAMDASDIFAPNATPANNEMYIDDFRFADTPVPVELTSFTGIVNTLGQVVLNWETASELNNLGFEIERRTETSEFRTVGFVEGNGTTTQQNSYSYVDKTAEQGVNYYRLKQVDFNGTYEYSEIVEVEVVGPLTFELAQNYPNPFNPSTNIKYSTESGNIRLSVYNLVGEEVAVLVNGFSQAGFFEVTFDASNLSTGVYLYKLQSANSVQTKKMMLLK
- a CDS encoding glycerol-3-phosphate acyltransferase — encoded protein: MEYLLSSVIGYLLGSFPTAYIFLRRTKGLDITKTGSGNVGAMNSFEVTNSKVIGISVFLIDFIKGILSVVIPALIFPDNYLFPALGLLFAVFSHCYNPWIKFKGGRGLATAAGGAAIIFPYLLVVWAVLWVIFFIMRKDILLANITATVFSLLVLFGTSNIAVKYTYPISPGIDLLLMVSSSILIIIFIKHIDPLKELIEIQKNNWKLKK